From one Gadus morhua chromosome 8, gadMor3.0, whole genome shotgun sequence genomic stretch:
- the klhl18 gene encoding LOW QUALITY PROTEIN: kelch-like protein 18 (The sequence of the model RefSeq protein was modified relative to this genomic sequence to represent the inferred CDS: inserted 1 base in 1 codon; substituted 1 base at 1 genomic stop codon): MTMGDVICEELEDLVHFSVHDLPGRGYAVMEEIRRQGKLCDVTLKVGDHKFSAHRIVLAASIPYFHAMFTNDMVECKQDEIVMQGMDPSALESLINFAYNGHVAIDQQNVQCLLIGASFLQLQNVKDACCSFLQERLHPKNCLGVRQFAETMMCTTLYDSANCFVHQHFAEVSLSEEFLSLRGEELVELVGCDELNIKAEEQVFEAVLAWVRHDPKEREVLLPELLSKIRLPLCRPQFLADRVQQEELVRCCHKCRDLVDEAKDFHLMPDRRPHLPAFKTRPRCCTSITGLIYAVGGLNSSGTRXNIAEVFDPIGNFWERCQPMKTSRSRVGVTVVNGAAVRHWGFDGQSRLSTVEVYXPETDTWARVSSMNSQRSAMGTVVIDGHIYVCGGYDGKSSLNSVECYSPETDRWTVVTEMSACRSAAGVTVFDGRIFVSGGHDGLQIFNTVEFYNHHTDRWHPVSAMINKRCRHGAAALGSHMYVAGGYDGSGFLSGAEVYSAAAGQWSHLVAMNTRRSRVSLVATCGRLYAVGGYDGQSNLNSVETFNADTNHWAFLAPMAWHEGGVGVGCVPLHPA; this comes from the exons ATGACGATGGGAGACGTTATATGTGAAGAATTGGAGGATCTAGTACACTTCTCGGTCCATGATTTGCCCGGTCGAGGATATGCCGTCATGGAGGAGATCCGACGGCAGGGGAAGCTGTGTGACGTGACGCTCAAG GTCGGGGATCACAAGTTCAGCGCCCACCGGATCGTCCTGGCGGCGTCCATACCCTACTTCCACGCCATGTTCACCAACGACATGGTGGAGTGCAAACAGGACGAGATCGTCATGCAGGGCATGGACCCCAG TGCACTAGAGTCTCTTATAAACTTTGCATACAACGGCCACGTGGCCATCGACCAGCAGAACGTCCAGTGCCTGCTGATCGGTGCCAGCTTCCTGCAGCTCCAGAACGTGAAGGACGCCTGCTGCTCCTTCCTCCAGGAGAG GCTTCACCCAAAGAACTGCCTGGGCGTGCGGCAGTTTGCCGAGACCATGATGTGCACGACGCTGTACGACTCGGCCAACTGCTTCGTCCACCAGCACTTTGCGGAGGTGTCACTGTCGGAGGAGTTCCTGAGCCTgcggggggaggagctggtggagctggtgggctGCGATGAGCTCAACATCAAggcggaggagcag GTGTTTGAGGCGGTCTTGGCCTGGGTCCGGCATGACCCGAAGGAGCGGGAGGTGCTGCTGCCAGAGCTCCTGTCCAAGATCCGCCTCCCGCTGTGCCGGCCGCAGTTCCTAGCGGACCGCGTCcagcaggaggagctggtgcGCTGCTGTCATAAATGTcg AGACCTGGTGGACGAAGCCAAAGACTTTCATCTCATGCCCGACCGCCGGCCCCACCTGCCGGCCTTCAAGACGCGCCCGCGCTGCTGCACCTCCATCACGGGCCTCATCTACGCCGTGGGAGGCCTCAACAGCTCTG GGACTCGTTAAAACATTGCGGAGGTCTTTGACCCTATCGGAAACTTTTGGGAGCGATGCCAGCCAATGAAAACGTCACGGAGCAGGGTGGGCGTGACTGTTGTCAACGGGGCTGCTGTACGCCATTGGGGATTTGATGGCCAATCGCGGCTCAGCACGGTGGAGGTAT AACCGGAGACGGACACATGGGCGCGGGTTTCCAGTATGAACAGCCAGCGCAG CGCCATGGGAACCGTGGTGATTGACGGCCACATCTACGTGTGTGGAGGCTACGACGGCAAGTCTTCCCTGAACTCAGTGGAGTGCTACTCCCCAGAAACAGACCG GTGGACGGTCGTCACGGAGATGAGTGCTTGTCGGAGCGCGGCGGGCGTCACCGTGTTCGACGGGAGGATATTCGTGTCGGGCGGCCATGACGGGCTGCAGATCTTTAACACG GTGGAGTTCTACAACCACCACACGGATCGCTGGCACCCGGTGTCGGCCATGATCAACAAGCGCTGTCGCCACGGCGCCGCCGCCCTGGGCAGCCACATGTACGTCGCCGGCGGTTACGACGGCTCGGGCTTCCTCAGCGGGGCGGAGGTGTACAGCGCGGCCGCCGGCCAGTGGAGCCACCTGGTGGCCATGAACACGCGGCGCAGCCGCGTGTCGCTGGTGGCCACGTGCGGCCGCCTGTACGCCGTGGGCGGATACGACGGCCAGTCCAACCTGAACTCTGTGGAGACGTTTAACGCAGACACCAACCACTGGGCCTTCCTGGCGCCCATGGCGTGGCACGAGGGGGGAGTCGGCGTGGGATGCGTGCCGCTTCACCCTGCCTAG